A genomic stretch from Hydrogenimonas urashimensis includes:
- a CDS encoding putative bifunctional diguanylate cyclase/phosphodiesterase: protein MPKIFKTFLKRIEALFSESETLHQFLREQVLVTLCTKVPITMGATIIVASSLLLFLWPYADHLFLGTWYVLVLVLSLERVYYALKGCRYGDRSLEARYQRFRVEAVTMAFLWAVAAFVFYPEGHLQYELLLGIIVAGMAGGGAITLAIDRKIADTYIILVLSAFALRLIICWDELHTILFLMTFVFMTVFLVSTRQLNKILEKGIRQHGELGELRRRLDLIADQAPVGILYFDTKFNIIDCNKALTEHIGVPKETLLKLNLLQLKDQRPIRNIRKVIEEKRVMHYEGPFMAALSGRELWVSAVYSPLLDQYGRLIGGLAVVQDKTAEHEAMERAEFLAYHDTLTHLPNRKLLEDRYRLQIAQAARGKYFSALLFLDLDRFKHINDTYGHNVGDELLKETADRLQKIMRQSDTVCRLGGDEFIIFLPMISKELKESVEHTWQVTKKIHKELAKPYLIDQHQLYITTSIGAVMIYGMDEPLDEILRIADIAMYHAKKRGQGVTSFYEEEMDRELRRTIKLEHDLRHAIDRKELFIQYQPIIDIDKERIYGAEALLRWKQPDGTVVMPSEFIPVAEESKLIHQIGHWVIETVCSNLRSWQREGEFPLYYISINISSKQFRHQGFYDEVMAIISKYAIDPRLIKFEITESILMEESERTRELIEKFNNVGIGFLIDDFGTGYSSLSYLKRFEFESIKIDQSFIRDILTDEDDVALVRAMVDIARQFKYSVVAEGVESVQQKNRLKAIDATIFCQGYYYSAPLDEKAFLEKVRRCEVC, encoded by the coding sequence ATGCCGAAAATTTTCAAAACTTTTCTAAAACGCATCGAAGCGCTGTTTTCCGAATCCGAAACACTGCATCAGTTTTTGCGCGAACAAGTACTTGTGACGCTCTGCACCAAAGTTCCCATCACGATGGGGGCGACGATTATCGTGGCGAGCAGCCTTCTGCTTTTTCTGTGGCCCTATGCGGACCATCTTTTTCTGGGCACCTGGTATGTGCTGGTCCTCGTTCTTTCGCTGGAGCGGGTCTATTACGCCCTGAAAGGGTGCCGGTACGGCGACCGTTCCCTCGAGGCACGGTATCAGCGCTTCAGGGTGGAGGCGGTGACCATGGCGTTTCTGTGGGCGGTAGCCGCTTTTGTTTTCTATCCGGAGGGCCATTTGCAGTACGAACTGCTGCTGGGGATCATCGTGGCCGGCATGGCGGGTGGCGGGGCGATCACGCTGGCCATCGACAGAAAGATTGCCGACACCTACATCATCCTCGTTCTCTCGGCGTTCGCTTTGCGACTGATCATCTGCTGGGACGAACTGCATACCATTTTATTTTTGATGACATTCGTTTTCATGACCGTTTTTCTCGTGAGCACACGTCAGCTCAACAAAATTCTCGAAAAGGGGATCCGACAGCACGGCGAACTGGGAGAGCTGCGCCGAAGGCTCGATCTTATCGCCGACCAGGCACCCGTTGGCATACTCTATTTCGACACGAAATTCAACATAATCGACTGCAACAAGGCGCTGACCGAGCATATCGGCGTTCCGAAAGAGACGCTGCTGAAACTCAACCTGTTGCAATTGAAGGATCAGCGTCCCATCAGGAACATCCGGAAGGTGATCGAAGAGAAGAGGGTGATGCATTATGAAGGCCCTTTTATGGCGGCCCTTTCGGGAAGAGAGCTCTGGGTCTCCGCTGTCTATTCGCCCCTGCTCGACCAGTATGGCCGGTTGATCGGAGGATTGGCGGTCGTACAGGACAAAACGGCGGAACACGAAGCGATGGAGAGGGCGGAATTTCTGGCCTATCACGACACTTTGACCCATCTGCCCAACCGAAAACTGCTCGAAGACAGATACCGGCTCCAGATTGCCCAGGCTGCCCGAGGGAAGTATTTTTCGGCGCTTCTTTTCCTCGATCTCGACCGTTTCAAGCATATCAATGACACCTACGGCCACAATGTCGGCGATGAACTGCTCAAAGAGACAGCGGACCGTCTTCAAAAGATCATGCGCCAGAGCGATACCGTCTGTAGGCTCGGTGGAGACGAGTTCATCATTTTTCTGCCGATGATCTCAAAAGAGCTCAAAGAGAGTGTCGAGCATACATGGCAGGTGACCAAAAAGATTCACAAAGAGCTGGCGAAGCCCTACCTGATTGACCAGCACCAGCTCTACATCACGACCAGCATCGGGGCTGTCATGATCTATGGGATGGACGAACCGCTCGACGAGATTCTCAGGATCGCCGACATCGCGATGTATCATGCCAAAAAAAGGGGGCAGGGCGTCACCAGTTTCTACGAAGAGGAGATGGACAGGGAGCTGCGCCGCACGATCAAGCTGGAACACGACCTGCGGCACGCGATCGACCGGAAGGAGCTCTTTATCCAGTATCAGCCGATCATCGATATCGACAAGGAGCGAATCTACGGCGCGGAGGCGCTCCTTCGCTGGAAACAGCCCGACGGTACGGTCGTCATGCCCTCCGAGTTCATCCCGGTGGCGGAGGAGTCGAAGCTCATCCACCAGATCGGTCACTGGGTCATCGAGACGGTTTGCTCGAATCTGCGGTCGTGGCAGCGGGAGGGAGAGTTTCCTCTCTACTATATCAGCATCAATATCAGCTCAAAGCAGTTCAGGCATCAGGGATTTTACGACGAGGTGATGGCAATCATAAGCAAATACGCTATCGATCCGCGCCTGATAAAATTCGAAATTACAGAAAGCATACTGATGGAGGAGAGCGAAAGGACGAGAGAACTCATCGAAAAATTCAACAACGTGGGTATCGGATTTCTTATCGACGACTTCGGGACAGGCTACTCCTCGCTCTCCTATTTGAAGCGGTTCGAATTCGAGTCGATCAAGATCGACCAGTCATTCATCCGCGACATACTGACCGACGAGGACGATGTGGCACTTGTGAGGGCGATGGTCGATATCGCCCGGCAGTTCAAATACAGTGTCGTGGCGGAAGGGGTCGAAAGCGTCCAGCAGAAAAACCGTCTCAAAGCGATCGACGCAACGATATTCTGCCAGGGTTACTACTACAGCGCGCCGCTGGACGAGAAGGCGTTTTTGGAAAAAGTGCGTCGGTGCGAGGTCTGCTAG